Proteins co-encoded in one Pseudorhizobium banfieldiae genomic window:
- a CDS encoding DMT family transporter has protein sequence MDRTTSGWINGFLGVVIFSGSLPATRVAVADFHPLFLTGARAAIAGLLAILLLAAFREKRPVRTDLLPLAVVALGVVVGFPLLTALALEHVTAAHSIVFVGLLPLATALFGVFRGGDRPKPAFWLFSCLGSALVAGFALKDGLTTSPTGDMLMLAAILACGLGYAEGARLSRRLGGWQVISWALVLSLPVMVALALATVPPTLETAGGPAWLGLAYVSVFSMLVGFVFWYRGLALGGIAGVGQLQLLQPFLGLALAATLLGEAVSPAMLAVTLAVILCVAGAKRFAR, from the coding sequence GCGGTGGCGGATTTCCACCCGCTCTTCCTCACGGGTGCCCGCGCCGCGATCGCCGGTCTCCTTGCAATTCTCCTCCTCGCCGCCTTCCGCGAAAAGCGGCCGGTGCGGACCGACCTCCTGCCGCTGGCGGTCGTGGCGCTCGGCGTCGTGGTTGGCTTCCCGCTGTTGACGGCCCTGGCGCTGGAGCACGTTACCGCCGCGCACTCGATCGTCTTCGTCGGCCTCCTGCCCCTGGCTACCGCCCTCTTCGGCGTCTTTCGCGGCGGGGACCGGCCGAAGCCGGCCTTCTGGCTGTTCTCCTGCCTCGGCAGTGCGCTGGTGGCGGGGTTTGCGCTGAAGGACGGCCTGACCACGTCACCGACCGGTGACATGCTGATGCTGGCGGCCATCCTCGCCTGCGGGCTGGGCTACGCCGAAGGCGCCCGCCTCTCCCGGCGGCTCGGCGGCTGGCAGGTGATTTCCTGGGCGCTCGTCCTGTCGCTGCCGGTGATGGTGGCGCTGGCGCTCGCCACGGTGCCGCCAACGCTGGAAACCGCTGGCGGCCCCGCGTGGCTCGGCCTCGCCTATGTGTCCGTCTTCAGCATGCTGGTCGGCTTCGTGTTCTGGTATCGCGGCCTTGCGCTCGGCGGCATCGCGGGCGTCGGACAGCTGCAACTGCTGCAGCCCTTCCTGGGCCTAGCGCTGGCGGCTACCCTGCTCGGCGAGGCCGTGAGCCCGGCGATGCTGGCGGTAACGCTCGCCGTCATCCTCTGCGTCGCCGGCGCGAAACGATTTGCCCGCTGA